The following coding sequences lie in one Cotesia glomerata isolate CgM1 linkage group LG5, MPM_Cglom_v2.3, whole genome shotgun sequence genomic window:
- the LOC123265138 gene encoding DDRGK domain-containing protein 1, which yields MDTTILISIVVGIVTLIIFLTIWSTRSKGKSEKEDENPRPRGQPVRRAAGVRNPHRMQHRREEPEAREAAGDGGSEDEGDEKAAELPEGKIGAKKRAKLEAKAEKKQAREAMEREREERKKREQLQQEEADKQRERERAVELKQEELEKKAREEKEKAEYEEYLKMKEAFSVEEEGFDQNDVDEENLLDEFIKYIQYNKVVVLEDLAGHFNLKTASVIERIQSLQTSGRLTGVVDDRGKFIYISQKELEAVAKFVKQRGRVSIAELAENSNRLISLTPGNQTVEAN from the exons atggATACTACGATATTAATTTCTATTGTGGTAGGAATTGTtacacttattatttttttgactatttGGTCGACTAGAAGCAAAg gAAAATCAGAAAAAGAAGATGAAAACCCAAGACCAAGAGGACAACCAGTAAGAAGAGCTGCTGGAGTGAGAAATCCGCATCGTATGCAGCACCGTCGAGAAGAACCAGAAGCCAGAGAAGCAGCTGGAGATGGCGGGTCTGAGGACGAAGGAGATGAAAAAGCTGCGGAGCTGCCTGAAGGTAAAATAGGAGCAAAGAAGCGCGCGAAACTAGAAGCCAAAGCCGAGAAGAAACAAGCTCGCGAAGCTATGGAGCGCGAGAGAGAAGAGCGGAAAAAACGCGAGCAGCTGCAACAGGAAGAAGCTGATAAGCAGCGGGAGCGAGAACGAGCCGTGGAGCTGAAGCAGGAGGAGTTGGAGAAGAAAGCTCgcgaagaaaaagaaaaagccGAGTACGAAGAGTACCTCAAAATGAAGGAGGCTTTCAGTGTTGAAGAGGAAGGTTTTGATCAGAATGACGTTGATGAGGAAAATTTACTCGATGAGTTTATCAAGTACATTCAGTATAACAAGGTCGTGGTCCTGGAAGACCTCGCTGGACACTTTAATCTTAAGACTGCCAGTGTCATTGAGAGGATCCAGAGTCTTCAGACCAGTGGAAGACTCACTGGAGTTGTTGATGACAGAggaaaattcatttatatttcTCAGAAAGAATTAGAAGCGGTTGCTAAGTTTGTCAAGCAGCGCGGACGTGTCAGTATCGCGGAACTCGCGGAAAATTCTAATCGACTAATTAGCCTCACTCCTGGTAACCAGACTGTCGaagctaattaa
- the LOC123265141 gene encoding mediator of RNA polymerase II transcription subunit 28, which translates to MATPTNGNGNLIDEFEDSLQQCMNILTKEEGLTNNSIGSSLAVDKEEAKAEVEQVVSRFIDLARQTEAFFLQKRFLLSALKPELLVKEDISELRQELARKDELIKRHYDKIATWQHLLADLQGWDKSLAQGSAPNGLANGQGPQGPPGNGAPNPVLQQQQQQQQQQQQMLHQQQLQQQQQQLHMQQHQMQQQQQLHQQQVQPGGAVPPGLQGVSVNPQGMFMGQGVPGRAGFPVSGVPGVGVGNSALQGPLAFLEKTTSNIGMPERRS; encoded by the exons atggcAACCCCAACTAATGGAAatggaaatttaattgatgagTTTGAAGACTCGCTTCAA caATGTATGAATATATTAACCAAAGAAGAAGGACTGACCAATAATAGTATCGGAAGCAGTTTAGCCGTCGACAAGGAAGAAGCCAAAGCAGAAGTTGAACAAGTCGTTTCTCGTTTCATTGATCTCGCCCGGCAAACAGAGGCATTTTTTCTCCAAAAGCGTTTTCTACTATCAGCATTGAAACCAGAGCTGCTCGTAAAAGAAGACATCAGTGAACTGCGTCAGGAGTTAGCTCGAAAAGATGAACTCATCAAGAGACACTACGATAAGATAGCGACTTGGCAGCACTTGCTCGCTGATTTACAAGGTTGGGACAAATCATTAGCCCAAGGATCTGCTCCTAATG GACTAGCTAATGGTCAAGGTCCACAAGGGCCACCAGGCAATGGAGCTCCAAACCCAGTTCTccagcagcagcaacaacaacagcaacagcaacaacaaatGTTGCATCAGCAACAATTAcagcaacaacagcagcagctCCACATGCAGCAGCACCAGAtgcagcaacaacaacaacttcATCAACAAcag GTTCAACCAGGAGGTGCGGTGCCTCCAGGACTGCAGGGAGTTAGCGTGAACCCGCAAGGAATGTTCATGGGTCAAGGAGTACCTGGACGCGCGGGGTTCCCAGTCAGTGGAGTTCCAGGTGTCGGAGTTGGAAACAGCGCACTCCAGGGCCCACTCGCGTTCCTGGAGAAGACTACGAGCAATATAGGCATGCCAGAGAGGCGGAGTTGA
- the LOC123265146 gene encoding transmembrane emp24 domain-containing protein eca, with protein sequence MLKYIYSVITWALIANSVSGLYFHIGETERKCFIEEIPDETTVLVHYKVELFDPRSGGYMPSSPGIGMHVEVRDPDDKIILSRVYSSEGRISFTSQTPGEHVICLYSNSTAWFSGTQLRVHLDIQVGDHAIDYANLAQKEKLSKLQLRIRQLLDQVEQITKEQNYQRYREERFRQTSESTNSRVLWWSITQTVILLVMGAWQMRHLKSFFEAKKLV encoded by the exons ATGTTAAAGTACATATATTCAGTAATAACCTGGGCACTTATTGCCAACTCGGTGTCGGGATTGTATTTCCACATTGGTGAGACGGAACGTAAATGTTTCATTGAAGAAATTCCCGATGAAACCACCGTTCtag ttcattaCAAAGTTGAATTATTCGACCCCAGAAGTGGAGGTTACATGCCAAGCAGCCCAGGTATTGGCATGCATGTCGAAGTACGTGATCCAGATGACAAAATTATTCTGTCAAGAGTATACAGTTCTGAAGGACGGATATCCTTCACTTCACAAACTCCTGGTGAACATGTCATTTGTTTGTACAGTAACAGTACTGCATGGTTCAGTGGTACACAGCTg AGAGTACATTTGGATATTCAAGTTGGAGATCACGCTATTGATTACGCCAACTTAGcgcagaaagaaaaattatctaaattgCAATTAAGAATAAGACAATTGTTGGATCAAGTTGAACAGATAACTAAAGAACAAAACTACCAAcgg tACCGCGAGGAAAGATTCAGACAAACGTCCGAGAGTACAAACAGCCGGGTCTTGTGGTGGTCTATCACTCAAACAGTTATCCTTCTGGTTATGGGTGCATGGCAAATGAGACATCTCAAGAGTTTCTTCGAAGCCAAAAAACTtgtttag